From Phenylobacterium montanum, the proteins below share one genomic window:
- a CDS encoding DUF3291 domain-containing protein → MTAYHLAQINIGTLKAPMDAPETAGFAENLERINALADNQPGFVWRLVGEADNATDLKFFDDPMTLLNMSVWTDLESLAAFVYRTDHRDVMRRRAEWFHRMELYMVLWWVPAGHVPTPQEAIARLETLRRLGPSPEAFTFKTPFPPPGEGKAVEPVLDECA, encoded by the coding sequence ATGACCGCCTACCATCTGGCCCAGATCAATATCGGGACCCTCAAGGCGCCGATGGATGCGCCCGAGACGGCTGGGTTTGCGGAGAATCTGGAGCGGATCAACGCCCTGGCCGACAACCAGCCGGGCTTCGTCTGGCGCCTGGTCGGCGAGGCCGACAACGCCACCGACCTCAAATTCTTCGACGACCCCATGACCCTGCTCAACATGTCGGTCTGGACCGATCTCGAATCTCTGGCCGCCTTCGTCTATCGCACCGACCACCGCGACGTGATGCGCCGCCGGGCCGAGTGGTTCCACAGGATGGAACTCTACATGGTCCTGTGGTGGGTTCCGGCCGGCCATGTCCCGACGCCGCAGGAGGCCATAGCGCGGCTGGAGACCCTGCGCCGCCTGGGTCCATCGCCGGAAGCCTTCACCTTCAAGACGCCTTTCCCGCCGCCGGGCGAGGGTAAGGCCGTCGAACCCGTGCTGGACGAGTGCGCCTGA
- a CDS encoding tetratricopeptide repeat-containing sulfotransferase family protein, with translation MTPQVPPRDVQKDQATLARLAETLRAGRHEDAIDQAEAALADGLIHPLPLRLAATRRQRVGRFDEAIHLFRWAVRLTPDDPNGWAALSACLFAARRPEAALEASAEALKRAPDEPALLCGRAQILRSLSRVDQAALLFRRALAIRPGLPEAAMGVAVLAVEAGAWDEAEAARQALRASTGEAAPTLWLSAKVALGRGEAQAARAAIAQLLETRELSPEQRAEALLMQSQALDALDRCPEAFQAAAQGKAIQRQLFAERAAGREAEVAKLKRLASWFAKADAAAWRQAPPAGAPEAAGHVFLVGFPRSGTTLLEQVLAGHPDVVALEEAPTLAAHYAEFMVDDAGLQRLAALDAEAAALWRARYWAEVRAMGAEPAGKIFVDKAPAGTLYLPLVAKLFPQAKALFAIRDPRDVVLSCLRQDFQLNAMTYAFTTLTETAACYDACMGLAEVYRRLLPLPWLDLRHEALVEDFDTVLAEVAAFVGLEVTPAMADFAATAARRQVRTPSATQVRAGLSRRGLGRWRAYERELAPVAAPLAPWVLRFGYE, from the coding sequence ATGACTCCCCAAGTCCCACCCCGGGATGTCCAGAAGGACCAGGCGACCCTCGCGCGCCTCGCCGAGACCCTGCGCGCCGGCCGGCATGAGGACGCCATCGACCAGGCCGAGGCGGCCCTGGCCGACGGGCTGATCCATCCCCTGCCCCTGCGCCTCGCCGCAACCCGTCGCCAGCGGGTCGGACGGTTCGACGAAGCCATCCACCTGTTCCGCTGGGCCGTGCGCCTGACGCCCGATGATCCCAACGGCTGGGCGGCGCTGTCCGCCTGCCTGTTCGCCGCGCGCCGGCCCGAGGCCGCGCTCGAAGCCAGCGCCGAGGCGCTGAAGCGTGCGCCGGACGAGCCGGCCCTGCTGTGCGGCCGGGCGCAGATCCTGCGCAGCCTCAGCCGCGTCGACCAGGCCGCCCTCTTGTTCCGCCGCGCACTGGCCATCCGGCCCGGCCTGCCCGAGGCCGCCATGGGCGTCGCGGTCCTGGCGGTCGAAGCGGGCGCCTGGGACGAGGCTGAAGCCGCCCGCCAGGCCCTTCGCGCCAGCACCGGCGAGGCGGCGCCGACCCTCTGGCTGTCGGCCAAGGTCGCGCTGGGCCGAGGCGAGGCGCAGGCCGCACGCGCCGCCATCGCCCAGTTGCTCGAAACCCGGGAGCTCAGCCCGGAACAGCGGGCCGAGGCGCTGCTGATGCAGAGCCAGGCCCTGGACGCCCTGGACCGCTGCCCAGAGGCTTTCCAGGCCGCGGCGCAGGGCAAGGCGATCCAGCGCCAGCTGTTCGCCGAGCGCGCCGCCGGGCGCGAGGCGGAGGTCGCCAAGCTGAAGCGCCTGGCCAGCTGGTTCGCCAAGGCCGACGCCGCGGCGTGGCGCCAGGCGCCGCCGGCCGGGGCGCCGGAAGCCGCCGGCCACGTGTTCCTGGTCGGCTTCCCGCGCTCGGGCACCACCCTTCTGGAGCAGGTCCTGGCCGGGCATCCGGACGTGGTGGCGCTGGAGGAGGCGCCGACCCTGGCCGCCCACTATGCCGAGTTCATGGTCGACGACGCTGGCCTTCAGCGCCTGGCCGCGCTGGACGCCGAGGCCGCCGCGCTATGGCGGGCGCGCTACTGGGCCGAGGTCCGGGCCATGGGCGCCGAGCCCGCCGGCAAGATCTTCGTCGACAAGGCGCCGGCCGGAACCCTGTACCTGCCGCTGGTGGCCAAGCTGTTCCCCCAGGCCAAGGCGCTGTTCGCCATTCGCGACCCGCGGGACGTGGTGCTGAGCTGCCTGCGCCAGGATTTCCAGCTCAACGCCATGACGTACGCCTTCACCACGCTGACGGAGACCGCCGCCTGCTACGACGCCTGTATGGGCCTGGCCGAGGTCTATCGGCGCCTTCTGCCCCTGCCCTGGCTGGATCTGCGCCACGAGGCCCTGGTCGAGGACTTCGACACCGTGCTGGCCGAGGTCGCGGCCTTCGTGGGCCTCGAGGTCACGCCAGCCATGGCCGATTTCGCCGCCACCGCCGCCCGCCGCCAGGTGCGCACGCCCAGCGCGACCCAAGTCCGCGCGGGCCTCAGCCGCCGCGGCCTCGGCCGCTGGCGCGCCTATGAGCGGGAGCTGGCGCCGGTCGCGGCGCCCCTGGCGCCATGGGTCTTGCGGTTCGGCTACGAATAG
- a CDS encoding tetratricopeptide repeat-containing sulfotransferase family protein, translating into MDPEEPRAGLLLAAALRRRSDLPGALVRLDPLAVRLPDDWAIQAERAECLFALGRTAEAELRFVRALALNPALTAAWRRLGDIRLVSDRFLDAREAYDRHLASMIRDPRLRVAAEALAADRPNDAQSLLRPLLQRDPNGPAALHLMAECLRRQGQGQPAAQLLTRALKQAPGLHLARQALALVLFGERRFQEALVELDILLAQDAHDHRSAMMKAAALTELDQHEAATDLMASLLRVFPDQPHPWLLYGAGLRTSGRTREAVAAYERCLALAPGCGEAWWGLANLKTHRFDAAAVQSMDKQLSRPDIAAEPRSQILFSLGKALEDERHYADAFARYAEANALQRSLRPYLPEATRSYVRVAKRAFTPPFFEARSGWGAQDPAPIFIIGLPRSGSTLVEQILASHPQVEATRELGDIQGLADWLGRASPGAYPKVLETLTASEVEALGRGYLDSAEPLRRLGRAHFIDKAPWNFLHIGLIHMVLPQARIVDVRRHPLSCGFSVFKQHFAHGSDFSYSLADIGRYYADYVELMAHYDAVLPGRVHRVVYERLVADTEAEVRALLDDLGLPFEPACLRFFENPRAVATPSSEQVRRPIFSDAVDQWRHFEPWLGPLKDALGEVLDAYPEPPAYS; encoded by the coding sequence ATGGACCCCGAAGAGCCGCGGGCCGGCCTGCTGCTGGCCGCGGCCCTGCGCCGGCGGAGCGACCTGCCGGGCGCTCTGGTGCGGCTGGATCCGCTGGCGGTGCGGCTGCCGGATGACTGGGCGATTCAGGCCGAACGCGCGGAATGCCTGTTCGCTCTCGGGCGGACTGCTGAGGCCGAGCTGCGGTTTGTCCGCGCCCTGGCCTTGAACCCGGCGCTGACGGCCGCCTGGCGGCGCCTGGGCGACATCCGCCTCGTCTCCGACCGCTTCCTGGACGCGCGGGAGGCCTATGACCGCCACCTGGCCTCGATGATCCGCGATCCGAGGCTTCGGGTCGCGGCCGAGGCCCTGGCGGCGGATCGGCCGAATGACGCCCAGAGCTTGCTGCGCCCTCTGCTGCAGCGCGATCCGAATGGGCCGGCGGCTTTGCACCTGATGGCCGAATGCCTGCGGCGGCAGGGCCAGGGCCAGCCCGCCGCGCAGCTCCTGACCCGCGCCCTGAAGCAGGCGCCCGGCCTGCATCTGGCCAGGCAGGCCCTGGCCCTGGTGCTGTTCGGCGAGCGGCGCTTTCAGGAAGCCCTGGTCGAACTGGACATCCTGCTGGCGCAGGATGCGCACGATCATCGCAGCGCCATGATGAAGGCGGCGGCCTTGACGGAGCTCGACCAGCATGAGGCGGCGACGGACTTGATGGCCAGTCTGCTTCGCGTCTTTCCAGACCAGCCCCATCCCTGGCTGCTCTACGGCGCGGGCCTTCGCACCTCGGGGCGCACGCGGGAAGCCGTGGCGGCTTACGAGCGCTGCCTGGCCCTGGCTCCCGGCTGCGGCGAGGCCTGGTGGGGCCTGGCCAACCTCAAGACCCATCGCTTCGACGCCGCAGCGGTCCAGAGCATGGACAAACAGCTCTCACGGCCTGACATCGCCGCAGAACCCCGCAGCCAGATCCTGTTCAGCCTCGGGAAGGCCCTGGAGGACGAGCGTCATTACGCCGACGCCTTCGCCCGCTACGCCGAAGCCAACGCCCTGCAGCGCAGCCTGCGCCCGTATCTGCCGGAGGCGACCCGTTCATATGTACGCGTGGCCAAGAGGGCGTTCACGCCGCCTTTCTTCGAGGCCCGCTCCGGCTGGGGCGCGCAGGACCCGGCGCCGATCTTCATCATCGGCCTGCCGCGCTCGGGCTCCACCCTGGTGGAGCAGATCCTGGCCAGTCATCCGCAGGTCGAGGCTACGCGGGAACTCGGCGATATCCAGGGCCTTGCCGACTGGCTCGGGCGGGCGAGCCCAGGCGCCTATCCCAAGGTGCTGGAGACCCTGACGGCGAGCGAAGTCGAGGCGTTGGGTCGCGGCTACCTGGACAGCGCAGAGCCGCTTCGCCGGCTGGGGCGGGCGCATTTCATCGACAAGGCGCCTTGGAACTTCCTGCACATCGGCTTGATCCATATGGTCCTGCCTCAGGCCAGGATCGTGGACGTGCGTCGCCATCCGCTCAGCTGCGGCTTCTCCGTGTTCAAGCAGCATTTCGCCCACGGCTCGGACTTCTCCTACAGCCTCGCCGACATCGGCCGCTACTACGCCGACTATGTCGAGCTGATGGCCCACTATGACGCCGTGCTGCCGGGGCGGGTCCATCGGGTAGTCTACGAGCGGCTGGTCGCCGACACCGAGGCGGAGGTCAGGGCGTTGCTGGACGATCTCGGCCTGCCGTTCGAACCCGCCTGCCTTCGCTTCTTCGAAAATCCGCGGGCGGTCGCGACGCCGAGTTCCGAGCAGGTGCGCCGCCCTATCTTCAGCGACGCCGTCGACCAGTGGCGTCATTTCGAGCCCTGGCTGGGGCCTTTGAAAGACGCCCTGGGCGAGGTGCTGGACGCCTATCCCGAGCCGCCTGCCTATTCGTAG
- a CDS encoding CPBP family intramembrane glutamic endopeptidase, with protein MSFSTYAARGKNAVWRYLVAVPLAMLLSVVIGVIVLLPLTLAHLLPPDFTQQAQHPTNPGAFFAFTGATFAAFLAGFASAAWLLHRKSIGDLVGDWRWSAWARGFGLWGLLLLTGSLIDFVVAPRGFSITANSQTPMLAAAAVPALMVQTFAEEFVFRGYVTQALLLATRRPVVTAILSGLVFGSVHIPNGWPEAANAVIFGVVLALIAIRTGGLAFGWGIHLVNNLYGAVVVVSGGDVFHGSPGLFTQATPHLMWLDVLVATAMLGLVAALVWRGRIVGPPQPEMVSAFD; from the coding sequence ATGAGCTTTTCGACCTACGCCGCCCGAGGAAAGAACGCCGTCTGGCGTTACCTAGTCGCCGTGCCGCTGGCCATGTTGCTCAGCGTAGTGATCGGCGTGATTGTGCTGCTGCCGCTGACCCTGGCTCACCTTCTGCCGCCGGACTTCACCCAGCAGGCGCAGCATCCGACCAACCCCGGCGCTTTCTTCGCCTTCACCGGCGCCACCTTCGCCGCCTTCCTCGCCGGCTTCGCCAGCGCCGCCTGGCTGCTGCACCGGAAGAGTATCGGCGACCTTGTCGGCGACTGGCGCTGGAGCGCCTGGGCCAGAGGGTTCGGCCTCTGGGGCCTGCTGCTGCTGACGGGAAGCCTGATCGACTTCGTGGTCGCCCCGCGCGGCTTTTCCATCACCGCCAACAGCCAGACGCCGATGCTGGCCGCCGCCGCCGTCCCGGCGCTCATGGTGCAGACCTTCGCCGAAGAGTTCGTCTTCCGCGGATACGTAACCCAGGCCTTGCTGCTGGCGACGCGCCGGCCGGTCGTGACGGCGATCCTGAGCGGGCTTGTGTTCGGCTCGGTGCACATCCCCAACGGCTGGCCAGAGGCCGCCAATGCGGTGATCTTCGGCGTCGTCCTGGCCTTGATCGCCATTCGCACGGGCGGTCTCGCCTTCGGCTGGGGCATCCACCTGGTCAACAATCTCTATGGCGCCGTGGTGGTGGTCTCGGGCGGCGACGTCTTCCACGGCAGCCCGGGCCTCTTCACCCAGGCCACGCCGCATCTGATGTGGCTCGATGTCCTGGTCGCCACCGCCATGCTGGGACTGGTCGCGGCCCTGGTCTGGAGGGGTCGGATCGTCGGTCCCCCGCAGCCAGAGATGGTCTCTGCGTTCGATTGA